The segment TCTGacacagaaaatataatttatatattgtaatcaTCTGCACTGCCATACCTGGGTCAGAGGGTGCAATGCCAGAGATCACCACCAGGGGCTCCTCTATATATATTCAGCACACATGATTGGTGCTCATGTTATCCATCATTGTACAGAAGACACCACAGGGTTTACTCTGCAGGATTGAGGGGGTTCCTGCTGGATTTGTATCGTATTATCGATCAATATAACTACACACGGAGTCATTTACAAGGCAGATCACATGGTACAGAAAATGACATTTCAGTGTTTGGTGTATACAAACTGCCTGcagtgcccaatatgaggggttcccaccattcctgtgctgagttcctgggtctgtaccccagCTGTGAGGACTTTGTGGCTGGCAGAGGTGCCAGCGGGCATTGTGCTTTGTCAGCAGGCGTGGCAGTGGGGTTCCGGATTCCGGTGCTGATTACAATAAGGTGGGATTGGCATCTATCATGGATGCAGGAGCACGCACACACCACAGCACATGCTACATGCGTGTCACCACTCATACACCTACTCGCCTATTTGCCCGGTGCAAATGTGCTGAGGGCATGTGCTGGAGCTTTCCAGAGTCCATGTGATTCTGTAACATGACATGCGAAAATACATGAAGGGGCCATACTCAGCGAAGTGTGTGAAAATACATCCGGCGCAGGTTTTTTCTGCATTATTCTATGCAGTGGGCAACAACACAGGTGGCACCTGCAGCCTTAAAGGTTATGGCGGTATGTTGGCAGTGGCAGAGTCAGGGGGCAGAGCTTCCAATGACCTTTATGAAATCAGTGCCATGCTGGTGCTGCACAATGCAGAATCTCGATTACTGGTGATGGGGCAGCAGTGCCGCTCGGTTCACCAGCAAGGCAGCGGTTCCACCGAGAGGTCTTGTATTGGCCTTGATACAAATCATCAGTGTGCCCTCCATGTGATATGTCCCTTAGGGCAGGCTTAGATctttcattctccatggggctgctaTGGGTACATATAGCATTCTTGAGGCATGGCATGACGAAGAGGTagccacaccacaacctcaccactaaTTTTGGCACTGCccagattttttgttttctctgattTCTCAGGAGCAGCTCTGATAACTGATAAGCTTGTAAAATATTACTGTATCAGCTGGGACAAGTGACCAAAATGAGAACATACCCCTGGCAGGGGTACAAGGGGCATGAGGCTGGTAGCCACTGGTGCAGTGTGAGGAATCCAAGGATTTGGATTAAGCTGGTGGTGCAGCAATTGCACCCAATGCTGTGTGAACAATCTACCACCCCAGAGCTGTACAGTAGGAAGGGGGGTGAAGTGGTGCCCATTGCCGTACCTCCATTTGGACTTTTATGACGAGGAGGCCGGACCCCAGGGCATTGCAGTGTTTATGGAACAGACGATGCCAGGCTCATGTCAGACACGTACCCATTCACAGCCACACTGCCCCGGTGGGTGTTTGTACACAGAGCAGCCATTGATAAAGGTCACATATAATTCCAGATGAAGTCACCCCGCCACGGGGCCAATCTACAACACAACAATCCTCCAATGCTACAATTACCAGTCAGAAATCTGATGTATCAGTAGATGGTTCAGCCCTTTACTGCAAATCCCTAAATATTCcctaataaaatatgaaaatcttTTGTGCAAATTGtgtctacaagaaaaaaaatgttccctgtGTTTCCCGGAGTCACACTGTGCTTGTCGTTGCATTGTCCTGTTTTTCCCAATATTCCCACCCTGGGATACAGCAGAGGACTTTTGAAAAGATCATCTCCGGAGACTTAAAGTCACTGCGGGACCGAAAGGAGTCTGGACCACAGTCTTGTGGTGGCAGATACAAGGTGTGGCCCTCGGAGCTTCACCAACCACCATGTAGGGGCCTAACAACCAGACCTCTGATGTTTCATCCAAAAGGACTCCGGGATAGTCCAGGAATTCTAGAGGAAAGGCCACCAAGAAGTTGTCACCAAATCGGTGAATCCAGATGTGGCTCTGCAATGCATTTGTTCTCTGCAATGCATTTGGCAGGTGCAGGCGGTGCGGTCAGAAGTCATGTGACAGGTTCATCCTCTGGGTATTGGTTTACTGAGTCACACATTCCAGAGGATTATCCACAGCTTCACCGTCCATGTCCGGGGTCAGCGTCTTCTTCTGCTCAATCTCCACCTGGACAGAAGAAAAGGACAACAATTAATGACGACTGATATACCGATATCAATTCATCATCAGAGGGAACGTCATCAATGTAGAGGAAACATCAACCAAATCCACCAGGCCTTGGTGTtcactgtacagcactgcggtatatgtcagagctatataaatgtaaaaaaatagtgtgtgactgtggggggacattagagtgtcagctacTCCGTACAGAGACTGAAAGGACTGGTTCAGttttctctgtacaacactgtagtatatgtcagagNNNNNNNNNNNNNNNNNNNNNNNNNNNNNNNNNNNNNNNNNNNNNNNNNNNNNNNNNNNNNNNNNNNNNNNNNNNNNNNNNNNNNNNNNNNNNNNNNNNNNNNNNNNNNNNNNNNNNNNNNNNNNNNNNNNNNNNNNNNNNNNNNNNNNNNNNNNNNNNNNNNNNNNNNNNNNNNNNNNNNNNNNNNNNNNNNNNNNNNNNNNNNNNNNNNNNNNNNNNNNNNNNNNNNNNNNNNNNNNNNNNNNNNNNNNNNNNNNNNNNNNNNNNNNNNNNNNNNNNNNNNNNNNNNNNNNNNNNNNNNNNNNNNNNNNNNNNNNNNNNNNNNNNNNNNNNNNNNNNNNNNNNNNNNNNNNNNNNNNNNNNNNNNNNNNNggtatatgtcagagctatataaatgtataataatagtgtgtgactgtggagggacattagagtgtcagctcctctgtacagagactgatgggactgggctcagtgttctctgtacagcactgcgttataagtcagagctatataaatgtataataatagtgtgtgactatggggagacattagagtgtcagctcttctgttcAGAGACCGATGTAAATTGCACTGGACATAAATCTGCGATGTGATTAGTTCTTACCTTGTAGTGATAATGGGCGGAATAGTTGACCCACTTCTTGATTTCTGTCCTGTCCTCCACTGATATGGAGCGCACGGCGATCTTTGAAGCTGAGGTCGCTGGCATGTGATAATCTACCTCTACGTGTTTGGCAAAGGTTCGTGGTACTTCCCGGTCTGATCCGAGCTCCAGATGGCAGTAGAAGCAGTGGGGTTGACCCGATCCTTAAAGGGACAACAGAAGTGAGTGGTGGTCCATGCAGAGGAAGAGTAATAAAGGTTTTTCATACAAACAAGAACAAGATCTATATTCATATTATACCGGTATATTGTGCTATGTTCCTATATGTATATCAGGGGCAGTAATGTGGGATTATTCCATAGGCTCCACTCTCTTCTTAGTAGAGCTGCACAGTGATTGTGCTTTACGGTTTCTCTATATTGATGAAAGCCTaccacaggggtgtcaaactcaaatacacaatgggccaaaacTACTACAAAGTCACGggacaaacttgaaactgaaatagcatggccactacaattccctgcatataaaacagtccaatgcggggccacacataggcagagaggccgctggtctatagacgtgagtgatgccgggaattgtagtagcggcgctatttcagtgCAGTGGCCGGCcagctgtaattcatatttagaaatcctttggagcccaaaaaaaaaaaaaggacattgcaggccagatttggcccacgggccagagtttggcacccaTGGCCTACCATTGCTGAGACTGAAAACAATGCACTATTGGTGATGATTTATCTCAACAGCAGATCTGCAGACAATAAATATCCTGCCTTATATGTAGATGGCCACGAGAGGGCGACCTGCTGACAACACATTGCAGTCTGCATGCAGGaatattttaacaaaactgtGCAGACTCACTTATGGGAAATGTGTTGCCTCTTACTTTATCTGAGCTTTATGTGTAGTTTCAGATGTCATCTAAAATCTGACAATTATTGCCTTGTCAACCGTCTGGCTTCAGAAAATAAGGCTAATGTACTAAAGGAATGCAGTCTGTTCACATAGCAGAATGAATCATCATATTTCACTTACCCTGGTCATTAACATAAACCTCTGCTGACTTCATCCACCCAAACATGCGTAAAGAAAAGCAACTCAGACTCTAGATCACTGCTTACTCTCATATTGAAGAATTAGACTCCAAGTAAGGTAAAGtttagagtttggctttaaggcTAAATACATGAAATTGTCAGTGAGTTTTCAAAACAGCAATTAAAGTATACTTGTCTTAGTATTCTAGGTAGTAAAGTGTTGGCAGAAATCCAAGGATAATGTTTCTCACCTGAGTTTTTATCTGGTAGTCTGTTTATCCTCCACACGATGGCGCTATAGGCGTGCTCGTACTTGGCCGTTCCCAGTGTCACTCTCATGGCCGGTTCTGTCCCAGATAAGCTTGGAGAACCAAAGCTGGCCTCCCTGTTGACTTTGGCCTTCAGGGACTTCTCACCCAACATACTGTCTCTCCGGAAATAGTTGACCCACTCTGGTGGCACCGGATGCCGGATGGTGATGTTCTCACAAGGGACCTGTGAAAGGCTGTCTCTGTTGGAAGAGAAGCCTGAGGACATGACTAACCAACTCTGGAGCTCGACCTCCGCACCGCGAATGCAGGCCATGGTCCTAAGACTGAATGGTAAtgtcttttcagaaaaaaatgtcctgAACCTCATGAGTTCAAACCTACAGGCGTCCAGTGGGGTGAAGACCACCATTCTAGAGCCGTGAAAGGCTTCTTCATCCACAGACGCATGGAATTGGCACTCATGGAGTCTCACCCACTTGGTGGTGGTGGTTGGCATGATGTCATGCCTGGAGACAACTTCATTGCCCTTAATAAGTATATCATTCAGCCCAAGGCTGCAGTCCACCATCCCTGAGATGAAGCTAAGAACGTGGATACGTGTGACCACAGAATGTTCGAGTATCTGACCTTCCCCCTTGCCAAGGATTCCACGGAATTCATCTTTAACATCCACGGTGATCTCTTCCTCCATGTAATTTTGGTGCACAGTGCTGAGGTCTACTGTGGCCGGAAGGTGGAAGAGGACATCCTGGACAGTGGCAATCAGGCTTATAAAGTCAGAGTAGTCCGTGGTTCCCAACTTGACCACTTGCTCCCTTTCTCCGGTGTGACTGACCAGAGGCATTGGCTGGTACTTGCGTTTTTCCTTGTACTGTACCCGGTCAATGCGGACAGTGTGAATCCTGCCGCTTTCGTCATAGTTTTGAAGTTTAGGATCTGCAATCTCGTGGTTGACTTCTAGCTTAAATTCCCTAAATGGTTTCTCCAAACCCTTCTCGTAAAAGAGTTGCAGGAAGCCGGCTTCAGTGATTTTGACATAGATGGGACCCCAATGCCTCGAGGACATGATGTTCTTCTTCTCCGGAATTCTGAGCATCATTGGCCAGCCGTCTTTTGGCTGGGGTTTGGTAAAAGTCAAAGAAGGGCCAAGGGGCTCATCAAATTTCAGAGGGTCATCTGGCAAGGTGGGGCTACCAGGGGAATCGGGGTCATCAATATGAATCTGTTTGAGATGTTCTACGGCGTCAGCCTGCAGTGCTTTCTTCCTGTAGTCTTCAAACTGATCGGTATCGAGTTCTTCAGCAAGAAGCGAGATGGAATTCCTTTGGCTGGAGTCTGGCCCGCTGGATACAGAAGAGCGCTCAGAACGTCTTTCCTGCTCCTCAAACCATGAGCTGAACGGGTTGATGGGCGATGGTTGGACATCTTTCAAGGACTCATCTAGGAATGGGTTGGGAGCCTTGGTTGGGGTGGAATTTAATGAGAGTTGCCTGTGCAATGATGAGAAGTCCAACCTCTGTGTCCTGTTCAGGTCAACCAGCGAGCTTTTAGGGCGATCCCTTTTCTTTAGGGCTCCAACAGGTTTAGATGCAAGGTCCGGCGTAGATGGAGATTTGGGGCTCTCCAGTGGTTTCCGAGGACTGTCCCTTGGGGAAGGTGGAGCGATCTCATCTTCAAAAGTGACCCAGCTGGGAAAACGAGAACTGGTTTCGGTGTGACCATTAGGTGGACCAGTGTTGGATGGCCATCCGGCGGTCTCCATGTCTAACTCATCATCATCTTGGAGGGAAGAGTTATCTGATGGAggtaccaaaacaaaaaaaaatgttagaacacCAAGGGAGCAAACAATATGAtagtaaactttacaaaaaagtcCATAGAAATGAAAACAGTTACAGCTGAACTGTAGACAAGAATGAGGAGGAGGTTAGACCCTTGGTCACTTTTTATAGCTGTCTCTCCCCCGGTATGGTGAATTTATGGGTTATGGGTCACCTGTGGTGAATGGCATAGCTGAGGAGGCTCCATGGTGCAATGAGAGGTCATCCTATGTCACCGTGGTGGAGGGATTATAGATAGAAAAATTCGATTTGTGAAGTTGTCTTAAATTGTCCATTCCCCCATGGGGGGTCATTGGGTATATTCAGTGATATGACAACCTCTagaaatgtctaatttttttaataaatagtttgaCGTCCTGCAGGCTGCACTCTATATAAACAGGAcgcctgggttttttttttttttgcacactgcTTCCCAGAAATTCTGGGGCTGAGAACAGCAGCGGCCCTGACCGCACAACGTCCGGAACCAGGAAAACGCTGAGATAAGAAACGCACAAAACTGAGCTGCAGGAAGAACCCTTGACACTTACACCCAGCTCAATTAACCCTTTACACCTCACCACTGGCTGGGATCCTGAGATGATGATAATGTGACGGCTGACATATTTAATTGTTTCTAGATCTAGATTTACGATTTCCGGTCCAAGGGGTGCCATGGGGTGGCTGCATACATTGTCTTCATTTattcaaatttccttttttttttacttggtgacTCACCAGTGACACACTACGGTGACAACATTCTCTCTTGCATTCATGCAGTTGTCACTGCTGGATTGTCTATCTGTGTTCATCTCTATTGGGGCTGATGGGATTTGTAATTTACAGTGTCACAGTGATAAAGGAAACCACAGTGGGTGCAGAGGCATCCAGATACAAATACAAGGACACCGCTTGTTTTGTCACTTTATGACCGGACACACTGGAGTGATGAGGAAGATTTGGTGACAGCGGCATTGGCGTGACACTATTATCTCTGTATAGATGGGAGTGATGACTGAGATTTAAGACAGCTGCTCCTGTTTATAAACCCATCTATGAATCAGATCCAGACTCCAGGTATAAATAGATTGTCAGCTTCCAGGGTTACACCTCCCTGTGTCACAGGAGAGATCAGGCAGATTGGAGGGACATATGGTTACATATACAATATGGTTATCTCATCATCGTCTATCCTGAAGATCTGGTGACCCCAAGGACTGGCGGACTCCATGACTCCCTATGGTGTCCCTAGGGTGGCACTCACCTTGTATTGGTTGCATGCAGCACAGAATATGTCATACAACACCCGCTATTTATTAAATGACTTTGTGTTACCCCAAAATATATCCATGGATAGTTATGCTAGAGGACCAATTCAGCCAACAGATAAATGTAGAGCAAGGGTGCTGAAAGACTCAGAACAGAGATGGTTCAGATCctcaaaatgggcacagcaggggtacagaggAACTCAATGCAAAGATGGTGGGAGCTcctaataatgggcacagtaggcaTACAGACCCAGGAATTGACCACAAGGATGGTGGAAACCCTTGTTTCATGCCTAAGAATACATTTACCTCCTAGGCTGTGACTACTACAAAATCAGTTTAGTTTGGAGGTCCCCATTGAGGATCCATGTATCATAATACCCATCTCTCCATCATATACACAGGGACACATTATCCCTAcctaactatggtagggacattacattgtgagctcccttgagggacagttagtgacatgactatggactttgtacagcgctgcgtaatatgatggcgctatataaatactgtgtaataataataataataatgacccccCCCATACACACATGTCTGTCATATGAGATTCTGTCATTCACAGAATTCCCAGGAGACACATTGGGGGTCCTGGAGGAAATTAGTGACTGCGGTTCTCAATATAGAGATCTCATGTTCCCCATGATAGGGAGCCGGTGTCATTGCGACGTGTCACGCATGGCAGCCAGATGTGACATTTTATCTAAATAAGAAGCAGATTAATTAGAGGGCGGAGGATTTATTATGGAAGAATCAGAGATTTTATCATAAAATTGATGACTCCATTGCCCTTATTGGAGCATTTGCTGCATTCTGCTCTGCAGGATTTTCCCAGAATAATGGAGATTATTGTGATTGGCCGACACAACGTCCGATTGTTTGACCTCTCGTTGATATAAAGAGGTGACACGTCACCCATCAGATGTCAGTGTGGATTGTAGCCAGGAAAGAATGAAATGTGACAGCTGTGACTCCAGGAACTTGTGGTGTCAGATCTGTCCAAGTACCCctttcccagaatcctttgctgcATCTGTTCTTGCTCAATGGCGAGCCGCCAAATCCTCCAGAATCCGAGGTCACAGCAGGGAGTTTTCTGATGATCCCTCagtatgaatgtatttttttactgagtCTGTGGGCGGAGCATAATGTTCATGTACCAGGTAAGTACACCTGTCACACGGGACATATTGGGAGCCGCCTTCACCTGCAGCACTTTCAGGATGGAGGGTGCCCtagattattgtttttaaagtttcagaTAAATTCCAATGTAATGTCAAAAATATTGGCTAGTTTATTgggaatttaaattttattacattttttttaatacaagaaccCCCCCCATACATGACAAAGCCATTGTCAGCATATCTCTCTAATTGCCCCACCCCAGGCAGTTTGTGTATGGATGGAGGTAGGAAGTCTCTTTTGTTACTCTTGGCTGTGACACAGACAATGAGGGGCCAAATGAATAGAATCGCCATCCGAGTGGTGGAATTAGGATGAATGTGGGATTCAGAGCATTAAATCCATATTGAAGCAGAGAGAAGAGATTATTGCATCTTCTATTAAAGTTCTGAGCTCTAATTGGGCCTGGAGGGCTAACACACAATGAGCCTTAATGGCCCTGAAAATCCATTTTCTGTAAGAAGTTCAGCACCCTGAAAGGCTGAACACTGCCCTGGAGGAGAAATCTTCTGTCCAGGGACAGGCAATGGGTACTCTACCCTCCATGGACAGGGAAGTGTCAATCTGTCCTTATTGATAGAGAACGGGATGCCTCTTATAGGCAGATAAGGGTTAATCTGCAATCCAGGGTCAGGGAATGCCTAAATTACCCTCCATGGACAGGTAAGGCTCAATCTGCCTCCTATTCTTAGGAAAGGGTAAACAGGTAGGGATAATCTGCACTTCAATGACAGAGAACCGTCTGTCTCTATGGACAAGGAAAGCCGAAAGTACCCCCACCCCAATTGTACAGGTAAGGTacaatctgcccccccccccaaggaaATAGTAAATCCTTCCTTTATTGACAGAAAAGGTGTAATCCTACTTCTCACCTGACCCCACTCATTACCTTTCTCAACACTGAACACCCCCCA is part of the Pyxicephalus adspersus chromosome 12, UCB_Pads_2.0, whole genome shotgun sequence genome and harbors:
- the STON2 gene encoding stonin-2 isoform X1 — translated: MTSLASVVATQKSQWVSFNDDDVLEDDDKKGQSSLPSLGKKTAAERQSGDSSGEGQSHQDQSDGVGGGAKPLKTEALSWVHFEETPNPTSPATSKTGSPLRTSDWRSPGRSPCRRTALQSQSSSEANYEDSSASPGPPNTDLSTAYSEDIASEDASGTGSADNSSLQDDDELDMETAGWPSNTGPPNGHTETSSRFPSWVTFEDEIAPPSPRDSPRKPLESPKSPSTPDLASKPVGALKKRDRPKSSLVDLNRTQRLDFSSLHRQLSLNSTPTKAPNPFLDESLKDVQPSPINPFSSWFEEQERRSERSSVSSGPDSSQRNSISLLAEELDTDQFEDYRKKALQADAVEHLKQIHIDDPDSPGSPTLPDDPLKFDEPLGPSLTFTKPQPKDGWPMMLRIPEKKNIMSSRHWGPIYVKITEAGFLQLFYEKGLEKPFREFKLEVNHEIADPKLQNYDESGRIHTVRIDRVQYKEKRKYQPMPLVSHTGEREQVVKLGTTDYSDFISLIATVQDVLFHLPATVDLSTVHQNYMEEEITVDVKDEFRGILGKGEGQILEHSVVTRIHVLSFISGMVDCSLGLNDILIKGNEVVSRHDIMPTTTTKWVRLHECQFHASVDEEAFHGSRMVVFTPLDACRFELMRFRTFFSEKTLPFSLRTMACIRGAEVELQSWLVMSSGFSSNRDSLSQVPCENITIRHPVPPEWVNYFRRDSMLGEKSLKAKVNREASFGSPSLSGTEPAMRVTLGTAKYEHAYSAIVWRINRLPDKNSGSGQPHCFYCHLELGSDREVPRTFAKHVEVDYHMPATSASKIAVRSISVEDRTEIKKWVNYSAHYHYKVEIEQKKTLTPDMDGEAVDNPLECVTQ
- the STON2 gene encoding stonin-2 isoform X3, with protein sequence MPFTTDNSSLQDDDELDMETAGWPSNTGPPNGHTETSSRFPSWVTFEDEIAPPSPRDSPRKPLESPKSPSTPDLASKPVGALKKRDRPKSSLVDLNRTQRLDFSSLHRQLSLNSTPTKAPNPFLDESLKDVQPSPINPFSSWFEEQERRSERSSVSSGPDSSQRNSISLLAEELDTDQFEDYRKKALQADAVEHLKQIHIDDPDSPGSPTLPDDPLKFDEPLGPSLTFTKPQPKDGWPMMLRIPEKKNIMSSRHWGPIYVKITEAGFLQLFYEKGLEKPFREFKLEVNHEIADPKLQNYDESGRIHTVRIDRVQYKEKRKYQPMPLVSHTGEREQVVKLGTTDYSDFISLIATVQDVLFHLPATVDLSTVHQNYMEEEITVDVKDEFRGILGKGEGQILEHSVVTRIHVLSFISGMVDCSLGLNDILIKGNEVVSRHDIMPTTTTKWVRLHECQFHASVDEEAFHGSRMVVFTPLDACRFELMRFRTFFSEKTLPFSLRTMACIRGAEVELQSWLVMSSGFSSNRDSLSQVPCENITIRHPVPPEWVNYFRRDSMLGEKSLKAKVNREASFGSPSLSGTEPAMRVTLGTAKYEHAYSAIVWRINRLPDKNSGSGQPHCFYCHLELGSDREVPRTFAKHVEVDYHMPATSASKIAVRSISVEDRTEIKKWVNYSAHYHYKVEIEQKKTLTPDMDGEAVDNPLECVTQ
- the STON2 gene encoding stonin-2 isoform X2, whose protein sequence is MTSLASVVATQKSQWVSFNDDDVLEDDDKKGQSSLPSLGKKTAAERQSGDSSGEGQSHQDQSDGVGGGAKPLKTEALSWVHFEETPNPTSPATRSPLRTSDWRSPGRSPCRRTALQSQSSSEANYEDSSASPGPPNTDLSTAYSEDIASEDASGTGSADNSSLQDDDELDMETAGWPSNTGPPNGHTETSSRFPSWVTFEDEIAPPSPRDSPRKPLESPKSPSTPDLASKPVGALKKRDRPKSSLVDLNRTQRLDFSSLHRQLSLNSTPTKAPNPFLDESLKDVQPSPINPFSSWFEEQERRSERSSVSSGPDSSQRNSISLLAEELDTDQFEDYRKKALQADAVEHLKQIHIDDPDSPGSPTLPDDPLKFDEPLGPSLTFTKPQPKDGWPMMLRIPEKKNIMSSRHWGPIYVKITEAGFLQLFYEKGLEKPFREFKLEVNHEIADPKLQNYDESGRIHTVRIDRVQYKEKRKYQPMPLVSHTGEREQVVKLGTTDYSDFISLIATVQDVLFHLPATVDLSTVHQNYMEEEITVDVKDEFRGILGKGEGQILEHSVVTRIHVLSFISGMVDCSLGLNDILIKGNEVVSRHDIMPTTTTKWVRLHECQFHASVDEEAFHGSRMVVFTPLDACRFELMRFRTFFSEKTLPFSLRTMACIRGAEVELQSWLVMSSGFSSNRDSLSQVPCENITIRHPVPPEWVNYFRRDSMLGEKSLKAKVNREASFGSPSLSGTEPAMRVTLGTAKYEHAYSAIVWRINRLPDKNSGSGQPHCFYCHLELGSDREVPRTFAKHVEVDYHMPATSASKIAVRSISVEDRTEIKKWVNYSAHYHYKVEIEQKKTLTPDMDGEAVDNPLECVTQ